Genomic segment of Arachnia propionica:
GATCGGGAACCTACCGTTCGGCGGCACCGACTGCGCGCAGCCGATGCTCCACGCGCTGAAGCGCCGGCTGGAGGTGGACACCTTCGTGGTCTACACCGACAACGAGACCTGGTGCGGAAGAATCCACCCGCACCAGGCACTGGTGAGGTACCGCAGGGAAACTGGTATCCCGGCGAAACTGGTGGTGGTGGGCATGACCTCCACCGGGTTCAGCATCGCCGACCCGGACGACGCCGGGATGCTGGACGTCGCCGGATTCGACCACGCGGTGCCCAACCTGATCTCGGAGTTCTCGCGTGGCTTCTAGGAACAAATCACCAGGTGGCGGCAACGCCGCGCTGAAGGGCGCGGGCGGGGCCGCCACCCGGCGTTCGGGGGGAGTCTCGGACCTGAGGGCCGCGAGGGCACGGGAGCTTCACGAGCAGGCGGCGGAGGCGGAACGCCGCGCCGCCCAGCTGAGGGCCGAACGGGACCGGCTGATCCGGCAGCTGCGCGACGAGGATTCCGAACGCTGGTCCTACGGCGCCCTGGCGAAGGTGATCGGGTGCAGCCGCGAACTCGTGGCCCAGGTGTCCAAACGCCGGTGACCGGGTTTCCCAACGCCCGTGAATGGCGATTTGGGGGGTGACCCCTGTACGGGCGTTGGATAGGCTGGACGGGGAAGGACATCCTATGGTCTTCATTTCAAGGAAGGGCAAGACCCATGGCAATCATTGAGTTCATCGACGCCCGCGAGGTCCTCGACTCCCGCGGCAACCCCACCGTCGAGGTCGAGGTGGCCCTCGACACCGGAGCGGAAGGTCGCGCCATCGTCCCCTCCGGCGCCTCAACGGGTGCCTTCGAGGCCGTCGAGCTGCGTGACGGCGGCGAACGCTACGGTGGCAAGGGAGTGCAGACCGCCGTCAAGAACGTGCTCGACATCATCAGCGAGGACATTCTCGGTTTCGAGGCCAACGAGCAGCGCGCCGTCGACCTCGCCATGATCGAGCTCGACGGGACCCCGAACAAGGCCAAGCTCGGGGCCAACGCCATCCTCGGTGTCTCCCTGGCCGTCGCCCACGCCGCCGCGGAGGAGGCGGAGCTCCCGCTGTACCAGTACGTCGGCGGTCCCAACGCCCACATCCTGCCCGTCCCCATGATGAACATCCTGAACGGTGGTTCGCACGCCGACTCCAATGTCGACATCCAGGAGTTCATGATCGCCCCCATCGGCGCCGAGTCGTTTGCCGAGGCCGTCGAGATGGGTGCCGGCGTCTACCACGCCCTCAAGAAGGTGCTGAACGACCGTGGCCTGTCCACCGGCCTGGGCGACGAGGGCGGTTTCGCCCCGAACCTCGACTCCAACCGTGAGGCCCTCGACCTGATCGTCGAGGCCATCAAGGAGGCTGGCTACGAACCCGGCAAGCAGGTCGCCCTGGCCCTCGACGTCGCCGCCTCCGAGTTTTACGAGAACGGGGTCTACAAGTTCGAGGGTGCGAATAAGACCTCCGAGGAGATGATCGGCTACTACACCGAACTGGTGGATGCCTACCCGCTGGTCTCCATCGAGGACCCGCTGAACGAGGAGGACTGGGACGGCTGGAAGGCCATGACCGAGCGCCTCGGCGACAAGGTGCAGCTGGTCGGCGATGACCTGTTCGTGACCAACGTCGAACGGCTCGGCCGCGGCATCGACTCCGGTGTCGCCAACGCCCTGCTGGTCAAGGTCAACCAGATCGGTTCGCTGTCGGAGACCATCGATGCCGTTGAACTTGCCCACCGCGCCGGGTACCGCACCATGATGTCGCACCGTTCCGGTGAAACCGAGGACGTCACCATCGCCGATCTCGCGGTCGCCCTCGGCTGCGGCCAGATCAAGTCCGGCGCCCCGGCACGCACCGACCGCGTCGCGAAGTACAACCAGCTGATGCGCATCGAGCAGAACCTGGACGACGCCGCCGTCTACGCCGGTCGTTCCGCGTTCCCGCGTTTCAAGGGCTGATGCGCGCCACGAATCGGTCACACTGGGTGTATGCCCAGTAACCCCAGGAACAAGCCCGCGGGCAGCGGTCCGGGACGTGGTTCGCCACGGTCCCGGACCGCTGCGCGTCCGGGAGAGCGAGTTTCCAGCGGACGGCCCCGCACCCGTCCCCTCGACGCGGAGGCCGTGGCCCAGGCCGCCGAGGAACGGCCGCGCGTCTCCTCCTCCGAACGCGCCCTCGGGATGACCTGGCGGCTACTGATCCTGGGTGTGGTGATGGCCGCCCTGGCCGTCACCCTCGCCCAGAGCCTGCGCGTCTACTTCGCCCAGGCGAAGGAAATGGCGCAGCTGCAACAGCAGATCGACCAGACCAAGCGGGAGATCGCCACCCTCGACGACCAACTGGCCCGTTGGAAGGACCCCGCCTTCGTGAAGGCGGAGGCCAGGACCAGGCTCGGCTGGGTGGTGCCGGGGGAAACCGGGTATCGGGTGATCGGTGCCGACGGCAAACCCATCGGCGGCGACTCCACGGTCCTGGCCCCCAGCAAACCCAGCACCGGCATGTGGTGGCAGCAGATGTGGGGATCGGTGGGAGTTGCCGACGCGCCTGCAGAGGAGAAGTGAGAGTTCTTGAACACCGACACCGGGCGCGCCCCGGAACCGGCGGGGGATGCCCCGAGCGCCGCTGATCTCGAGGTGATAGAGGAGCAGCTGGGACGCCCCCCGCGGGGGGTGGTCGCAGTGGCGTGGCGTTGCCCCTGCGGGCGTCCCGGGGTCATCAAAACCCTTCCCAGACTCGACAACGGCACCCCTTTCCCGACCGTCTACTACTTGACCAATCCGCGCTACGTTGCTGCCTGTTCATCGCTGGAGGCCTCCGGGCTGATGGCGGAGATGACGCGGCGGCTCGGTGAGGACGAGAACCTCGCAGCACGGTACCGGGCGGCCCACGAGGCCTATCTCGCCGACCGTACAGCCCTCGGCGTCGTGCCGGAGATCGAGGGCATCTCGGCGGGTGGGATGCCGACCCGGGTGAAATGCCTACACGTTCTCGTGGGACACGCGCTGGCCGCGGGCCCGGGGGTGAATCCCCTCGGCGACGAGGCCCTGGCCCTGGTTCGGGAACGGATCGGCGACGAATGCTGCGAGGAGCAGGCATGAGGGTGGCCGCCATTGACTGCGGAACCAATTCCATTCGCCTGCTCGTGTTGTCGGGCAGCCGTAAGGCCCCCGTCGAGCTGGTGCGTGAGGTGCGGCTGGCGCGACTCGGGCAGGGGGTCGACGCCACCGGAGAGTTCCATCCCGACGCGCTGGCTCGGACCTTCGCCGTGTGTGAGGAATACGCCCGGATCATCCGTGAACACGGAGCCGAGAAGGTGCGGTTCGTCGCGACCTCAGCGGCCCGCGACGTCTCCAACCGGCGGCTGCTGGTCGACGGGGTGCGCGAACGCCTGGGCGTGGAGGTGGACGTGATCCCGGGGCAGGAGGAGGCCCGGCTGTCCAGCATGGGTGCGCTCTGCGCGCTGGATGTGGCCTCACCGACCCTGGTAGTTGACATCGGTGGCGGATCCACCGAGCTGGTGCTCGTGGACGGGGCCGGGACGATCCTCCACTCGGTCTCCCTGAACGTAGGTGCGGTGCGGCTCCGGGAACGTTTCCTGCACACCGATCCCCCGACCCCGGGGGAGCGGAAAAACGCCAGGGGGTTCGTCGGTGAGCTGCTGGACGGTTCCGGGATCGATTTCGCGGCCGTCGCGGGCGCGGTCGGGGTGGCGGGCACCGTCACCAGCGTCGGTGCCCGGGTGCTCGGATTGGAGAGCTACTCCCGCGAGGCGGTACACGGTTTGGTGCTGGGGCGCGGCGATGTCGATGCGGTCACGGAGC
This window contains:
- the eno gene encoding phosphopyruvate hydratase codes for the protein MAIIEFIDAREVLDSRGNPTVEVEVALDTGAEGRAIVPSGASTGAFEAVELRDGGERYGGKGVQTAVKNVLDIISEDILGFEANEQRAVDLAMIELDGTPNKAKLGANAILGVSLAVAHAAAEEAELPLYQYVGGPNAHILPVPMMNILNGGSHADSNVDIQEFMIAPIGAESFAEAVEMGAGVYHALKKVLNDRGLSTGLGDEGGFAPNLDSNREALDLIVEAIKEAGYEPGKQVALALDVAASEFYENGVYKFEGANKTSEEMIGYYTELVDAYPLVSIEDPLNEEDWDGWKAMTERLGDKVQLVGDDLFVTNVERLGRGIDSGVANALLVKVNQIGSLSETIDAVELAHRAGYRTMMSHRSGETEDVTIADLAVALGCGQIKSGAPARTDRVAKYNQLMRIEQNLDDAAVYAGRSAFPRFKG
- a CDS encoding FtsB family cell division protein; translation: MPSNPRNKPAGSGPGRGSPRSRTAARPGERVSSGRPRTRPLDAEAVAQAAEERPRVSSSERALGMTWRLLILGVVMAALAVTLAQSLRVYFAQAKEMAQLQQQIDQTKREIATLDDQLARWKDPAFVKAEARTRLGWVVPGETGYRVIGADGKPIGGDSTVLAPSKPSTGMWWQQMWGSVGVADAPAEEK
- a CDS encoding DUF501 domain-containing protein — protein: MNTDTGRAPEPAGDAPSAADLEVIEEQLGRPPRGVVAVAWRCPCGRPGVIKTLPRLDNGTPFPTVYYLTNPRYVAACSSLEASGLMAEMTRRLGEDENLAARYRAAHEAYLADRTALGVVPEIEGISAGGMPTRVKCLHVLVGHALAAGPGVNPLGDEALALVRERIGDECCEEQA